The following nucleotide sequence is from Paenibacillus andongensis.
ATTACTTAGTCAAACCATTCAGCATGCATGAGATGAAAGCCAGGATACAAGCCCTATTACGTCGTTTCAAACTGGGACACCCTACCGAGACGACAAAGCTTCAGGTAGATCATGAAGTTACCGGATCTGCCACGGATTTAAACATTAATTTGGAAAAAAGAACGCTCTACGTCCGAGGCGAGTCCATCGAAATGACGTTCTCCGAATTCGAGCTTATCCGGCTGCTGTACGAGCATCCCGAACGCGTTTACCGCAGAGAAGATCTCATAAATGCATTACGTGGTTTCGATTCCTACATAAACGACCGTGCCATTGACGTTCATATTACGAATTTGCGCAGGAAAATTGAAGTTAATCCCAAAGAACCGAAATACATAAAAACCGTGTGGGGCGTAGGCTATAAATTTGTCATGTGAAGATGGGCTGTTCCAAAAGGTCAATTAGACCTTGAGGGCAGCCCTTTATCCATTTGTCGCATAAATTGTTGCATATTTTACAACATCATTTAACAGCGAATAGGGATGCATTCATCCGGCAACCTCACTTACGCATATTTGACGATGGATTCCGAATTAGGACACCTCTCAGCAGATAAGTTATAGGCTTAATTTGCTTCGCTTCAACCTTCGCAAACAACTTCTTTCAAGAGTTCAATTTAAGCTGCAAATCCCTGCATCTATACCCCTACTCCCTCTGACTTCATTCTGTTTATGTCGTAAAACAATGCAATTTGTTGAAAGCATATCTCCATACAATCTTTTACTAATTTTTAGCAAAAATTGGTTGACATAGAAATCATTGATCCTTTAGTATTGGATTTCTGAGACCACGCTAGGGGATAACCAAACTATGGAACAAATGGGTGAGATCTTATGCAAAGTAATAAATTAATTTTGGATTTGGGAAGTCATAGTGCCAAAGTGTTTAGGAAATCAAACGATCATATTGAGCAAGTGGATGTTCTAACATGGGAGCTTCTGGAGAGCGGGGTGGACCTGCCGTCGATTGAAGGGACTTTAAAGTCTTTGCTTTCTACGCAATGCTCCTTTATCGAAGGCCTTGGCCAAGGAGACATTGAAGCTATTGGTACAGAAGCGATGCGAAGATCACCTCATTTGTCCGAACATATGCAGGAAGTTTGTAGGAATTTGAGGATTGCTTATAGAACCATTAGCCAGAAAGAGGAAGCCGAGTTGCTCAAGAAAGCGATAGCGGAATCCGATATCCCCAGTGACCTTGATGTGATCAATACCGGGGGAGGCAGCATCCAAATTATCACGAGTGAAAGCGAAGCTCCTTATCTGATTCCATTCGGCATCTCGGATCTTAACCAACAATTCAACTTACTCGGGCCTCCAGATCAAAGACAGATTGCCACTTGTATCAAATGGCTTTCCTGCCGATTGCCGGCTTCCTTAGAGCAGTTTGCCTATACGGGCGGTGAGAAAACGTATTTGCGTCATTTCCAGATCGAGCTTGAGGATGATCTGTATTGCCATAGAAGTGATTTCACCCAACTAACCAGACAATTGGCAGCTCAGGACCTCCAAACCCTAGAAGCTAACTCTCCTTTCGATCCCAAATGGATGCGCGGCGCTATTGCTTCTAATTGTGTCGTTCTTGCTGGCTTGATCAAATCGGGTGCAACCAAATTCATGCCATCGGATCTCAATATCGCTCATGGATTTATCAGACAGTTATAAATATTCCCACTTTTGCAGCAGTCATATATAATCATTAGAGAACATTATACGCAAATAGATAAGGTGGGTTTACTAGCATGACGAAGATAATGAATGCCGTTATGATCAAGGAGTATGGAGGGATTTCAGGGATTGAATTTGGCGAAACTGCCATTCCGGACATAAACAGCGGTGAGGTGCTGATTAAAGTACATGCTGCCTCCATTAATCCCGCCGACTTATTATTTCTGCACGGTAATTATGGTATACAGCGAGAACTGCCTTCGGTTGGCGGCATGGAAGGATGCGGAACCGTCATCGCTACAGGCAGCAGCCTTGTCGCACGTATGTTAAAAGGGAAGCGTGTCGCCTTCGTATCCGAAGTTTACGGCTCCTGGGCGCCCTATACCAAGGCGAGTGCTATGACCTGCATGGTGCTGCCTGATCATGTATCCGATGAGCAAGGTGCTGTTTTCTTCGTCAACCCGGCAAGTGCCATGGCCATGGTGAAAATAGCAAAGCAGCATAAATCCAAAGCCATCGTTCAAACCGCCGGTGCTAGTGCACTTGGCAGAATACTTGTGAAACTCGGCCAAGAGCATGGTATTCCTGTGATAAGTGTTGTTCGCAAGGAAGAACAAGAACTGCTGCTGAGAGAATTAGGCGGACAGCATATCGTCAACAGCAGCTCAGCTACCTTCGAGAAGGACTTAAAGATGAAGTCCCATGAGCTAGGAGCTACCGTGTGCTTTGATGCTGTAGGAGGCGACTTAACGGGCCTCGTGCTGTCGGCGCTCCCTGATGGCGCTACCATTTTCCAATACGGCCTTCTGGGAGGAAAAACGACAACGATCAACGCCGATGATCTTGTTTTTCGCCGGAAACGTATCGCCGGATTCTGGGCATCTGATTGGGTGAAAACGCAATCTATTTTTGAACTGCTTGCCCTACAGGGCTCAATGAAAAAATCAATCGGATCACATATCCAAACCGAGATTAGCCAAAACTTCCCGATGAGTCAAACCGTCGATGCCATCAAGCAGTACACGGCGAATATGACTTCGGGCAAAGTGCTTCTGCTGCCTGTCTAGAGATTGGCATATAAATAAGCGCATGCGCCATTTTGGCGGCATGCGCTTATTTATATACCGTCCAATAATAAAATCTATTTACAAACCGATGGTCGGTATATATAATGTGTATATAGAG
It contains:
- a CDS encoding response regulator transcription factor; its protein translation is MDRVLLIEDDDIIGEMICMYLKEEDFLVLRSHNGQEGLAALHEFEPDLILLDLNLPDFEGIELCTSIRDITTVPIIIISSDSRVSEKIEAFTVGADDYLVKPFSMHEMKARIQALLRRFKLGHPTETTKLQVDHEVTGSATDLNINLEKRTLYVRGESIEMTFSEFELIRLLYEHPERVYRREDLINALRGFDSYINDRAIDVHITNLRRKIEVNPKEPKYIKTVWGVGYKFVM
- a CDS encoding zinc-binding dehydrogenase, producing MTKIMNAVMIKEYGGISGIEFGETAIPDINSGEVLIKVHAASINPADLLFLHGNYGIQRELPSVGGMEGCGTVIATGSSLVARMLKGKRVAFVSEVYGSWAPYTKASAMTCMVLPDHVSDEQGAVFFVNPASAMAMVKIAKQHKSKAIVQTAGASALGRILVKLGQEHGIPVISVVRKEEQELLLRELGGQHIVNSSSATFEKDLKMKSHELGATVCFDAVGGDLTGLVLSALPDGATIFQYGLLGGKTTTINADDLVFRRKRIAGFWASDWVKTQSIFELLALQGSMKKSIGSHIQTEISQNFPMSQTVDAIKQYTANMTSGKVLLLPV
- a CDS encoding Ppx/GppA phosphatase family protein gives rise to the protein MQSNKLILDLGSHSAKVFRKSNDHIEQVDVLTWELLESGVDLPSIEGTLKSLLSTQCSFIEGLGQGDIEAIGTEAMRRSPHLSEHMQEVCRNLRIAYRTISQKEEAELLKKAIAESDIPSDLDVINTGGGSIQIITSESEAPYLIPFGISDLNQQFNLLGPPDQRQIATCIKWLSCRLPASLEQFAYTGGEKTYLRHFQIELEDDLYCHRSDFTQLTRQLAAQDLQTLEANSPFDPKWMRGAIASNCVVLAGLIKSGATKFMPSDLNIAHGFIRQL